One Niallia circulans DNA segment encodes these proteins:
- a CDS encoding Na+/H+ antiporter subunit A — protein MSLLHLAIISPFLFAIFVPIVFKYVRQVHTGWFVLTLPVLLFIYFFSFISITSAEETVTKTVSWIPSLGIDFTAKVDGLALLFALLITGIGSLVVLYSVYYLQKDKEQLNNFYVYLLLFMGAMLGVVLSDNLIVLYTFWEFTSFSSFLLIGYWYKREKSRYGAQKSMLITVFGGLSMLGGIILLYLMTGTFSISEIIQQTNEIMTHHLFIPAMLCILLGALTKSAQFPFHIWLPDAMEAPTPVSAYLHSATMVKAGIYLVARMSPVFAETALWVWLVAGFGIVTMIWGSFSAVKQTDLKGILAFSTISQLGMIMTLLGIGGAALHFDSINDSYYMVATVAAVFHLINHATFKGALFMVAGIVDHETGTRDIRKLGGLMPLMPITFTVAIIGTFSMAGLPPFNGFLSKEMFFTAMVRVLSMDIFNMETIGILFPVIAWIASVFTFVYSMIIVFKTFTGKLQPEKLKKKPHEAPIGMLISPIVLASLVVAFGFFPNVLANTIIAPAVAAIMPGFTVEVHISFWHGFNPELFMTFGVIAIGFILYKTYPKWREVYKVFPEKLSLNHLYDEALTSTEKTSRQITNSILTGNSRTYLLYLFIFFIIMLGSTLFIKDAFTFDTSNISSIHIAEVILAVGICIVAISILFVKSRLTSIILLGAVGYSVSLFFVIYRAPDLALTQLVIETISVALFLLCFYHLPKLKKREERISFKLTNALISVGVGAIVILIGLSAHSNKLFESISHYYIDNTYKEAAGKNMVNVILVDFRGLDTMFEITVLAIAAIGIFGLIKLRQQGGKKTENK, from the coding sequence ATGTCATTACTTCATTTAGCAATAATTTCACCATTCTTATTTGCTATATTTGTACCTATCGTTTTTAAGTATGTTAGGCAAGTGCATACAGGCTGGTTTGTTCTTACATTGCCAGTGCTGTTGTTTATTTATTTCTTTTCCTTTATTTCAATCACCTCTGCCGAAGAAACTGTTACCAAAACTGTTTCGTGGATTCCGTCTCTTGGAATCGACTTTACGGCTAAGGTTGATGGATTAGCTTTATTATTTGCGCTTTTAATTACAGGGATTGGCTCGTTAGTTGTTCTTTATTCTGTTTATTATTTACAGAAGGATAAGGAACAATTAAACAATTTTTATGTATATTTGCTGTTGTTCATGGGAGCAATGCTTGGTGTTGTTCTTTCAGATAACTTAATTGTTCTATATACATTTTGGGAATTCACTAGCTTTTCATCCTTTTTATTAATTGGCTATTGGTACAAACGCGAAAAGTCACGGTATGGTGCCCAAAAATCAATGCTGATTACGGTTTTTGGCGGTCTTTCCATGCTAGGAGGGATTATTCTTCTTTATTTAATGACCGGAACCTTCAGCATTTCCGAAATCATTCAGCAAACGAATGAAATCATGACACATCACTTATTTATACCAGCAATGCTTTGTATTTTACTTGGCGCCTTAACAAAATCAGCTCAATTTCCATTTCATATATGGCTACCAGATGCAATGGAAGCTCCAACCCCTGTCAGTGCTTATCTTCATTCAGCAACAATGGTTAAAGCAGGAATTTATTTAGTCGCGAGAATGAGTCCAGTATTTGCTGAAACTGCTCTTTGGGTCTGGTTAGTAGCAGGGTTTGGGATCGTAACAATGATTTGGGGCTCCTTTTCAGCTGTAAAACAAACAGATTTAAAAGGCATCCTTGCCTTTTCAACCATTAGTCAACTTGGGATGATTATGACATTACTTGGTATCGGAGGAGCTGCCTTACACTTCGATTCTATTAATGATAGTTATTATATGGTTGCTACCGTAGCGGCAGTTTTCCATCTCATTAATCATGCAACTTTTAAAGGTGCTCTTTTTATGGTCGCTGGCATTGTCGATCATGAAACTGGCACTAGAGATATTCGGAAGCTTGGTGGATTAATGCCTCTCATGCCAATTACCTTTACTGTTGCGATAATTGGAACATTTTCAATGGCAGGTCTTCCGCCATTTAATGGTTTTTTAAGTAAGGAAATGTTTTTTACGGCAATGGTACGTGTTCTTAGCATGGATATTTTCAATATGGAGACAATCGGCATTCTGTTTCCTGTGATTGCATGGATTGCCAGTGTGTTTACTTTTGTTTATAGCATGATTATCGTTTTTAAGACGTTCACTGGTAAGCTTCAGCCTGAAAAACTCAAAAAAAAGCCGCATGAGGCGCCAATCGGTATGTTAATTTCACCAATTGTTTTGGCTTCACTTGTTGTTGCGTTTGGATTTTTTCCTAACGTTTTAGCCAATACGATTATTGCCCCAGCCGTTGCAGCTATTATGCCTGGTTTTACAGTGGAAGTTCATATATCATTTTGGCATGGCTTTAATCCAGAGCTTTTTATGACTTTTGGAGTGATTGCGATAGGATTCATATTGTATAAGACTTATCCAAAATGGAGAGAGGTTTATAAGGTTTTTCCTGAGAAGCTGTCACTAAACCATCTTTATGATGAGGCGTTAACTAGTACAGAAAAAACTTCTCGCCAGATAACCAATAGTATTTTAACAGGAAATTCTAGAACGTATCTACTCTATTTATTTATCTTTTTTATTATCATGTTAGGCTCCACTTTATTTATAAAGGATGCCTTTACGTTTGATACAAGTAATATCTCAAGCATCCATATTGCGGAGGTCATCCTCGCAGTTGGAATATGCATTGTAGCGATAAGTATTCTGTTCGTTAAATCACGTTTAACTTCTATTATATTATTGGGAGCTGTTGGCTACTCGGTGTCGTTATTCTTTGTTATATACAGAGCACCTGATTTGGCATTAACTCAGCTTGTTATTGAAACCATTTCTGTTGCGTTATTTTTACTGTGTTTTTATCACTTGCCTAAGTTAAAAAAGCGAGAAGAACGAATTTCCTTTAAATTAACAAATGCCCTTATTTCTGTTGGTGTCGGAGCGATTGTCATCCTAATAGGTTTATCGGCACACAGTAATAAGCTATTTGAATCAATTTCACACTATTATATCGACAACACATATAAAGAGGCAGCAGGAAAAAATATGGTTAACGTCATCTTGGTTGATTTCCGTGGACTTGATACTATGTTTGAAATTACGGTCCTTGCTATAGCTGCAATTGGGATATTTGGATTAATCAAGCTTCGCCAACAGGGAGGGAAGAAAACTGAAAACAAATGA
- a CDS encoding Na(+)/H(+) antiporter subunit B, which yields MKTNDVILQTTTKIVLFIILIFSVFIFFTGHYTPGGGFIGGLLTSGAIVLLLLAFDLKTVKKILPFNYMYMIATGLIFAIGTGAGAMVFNVPFLTHAYTHVNMPILGELSLHTATIFDLGVFLVVVGVTMTIIQTIGGDE from the coding sequence CTGAAAACAAATGATGTCATCTTACAAACGACAACAAAAATTGTCTTATTTATTATCCTTATTTTCTCTGTGTTTATTTTCTTCACCGGTCATTACACGCCAGGAGGAGGCTTTATAGGTGGGCTCTTAACATCTGGTGCAATAGTGTTATTACTATTGGCTTTTGACTTAAAGACAGTTAAGAAGATATTGCCATTTAATTATATGTACATGATTGCAACAGGTCTCATATTTGCGATTGGAACGGGAGCGGGGGCAATGGTTTTCAACGTTCCCTTCCTAACTCATGCGTATACTCATGTTAATATGCCGATCTTAGGAGAACTTTCGCTCCATACAGCTACAATATTTGACCTAGGTGTGTTCTTAGTAGTAGTTGGAGTCACAATGACTATTATTCAAACGATTGGAGGAGATGAATAA
- a CDS encoding Na(+)/H(+) antiporter subunit C: MEIIMIFVIGILFMCATYLMLSKSLLRIIVGTGLLSHGAHLLILTMGGLKKGAAPLLGENAESYTDPIPQALILTAIVISFGVTAFFLVLAYRAYQELGTDNMEKLRGMDGND, encoded by the coding sequence ATGGAAATAATCATGATCTTTGTTATTGGGATATTGTTTATGTGTGCAACCTATTTAATGCTTTCCAAAAGCTTGCTGCGGATTATTGTCGGGACTGGGTTATTAAGTCATGGAGCCCATTTGCTTATTTTAACAATGGGAGGCTTGAAAAAAGGAGCTGCACCATTGCTGGGGGAAAATGCAGAATCATATACAGATCCGATTCCACAAGCATTAATATTAACAGCGATTGTCATTAGTTTTGGGGTGACAGCCTTTTTCTTAGTTTTAGCCTATCGTGCCTACCAAGAGCTTGGCACTGACAATATGGAAAAATTGAGAGGAATGGATGGCAATGATTAA
- a CDS encoding Na+/H+ antiporter subunit D gives MINFLLLPILIPLITGVILIFFSKKIIAQRWISAISSISTIVVSAILVQKIRQDGIQTLNVSSWEAPFGITLVSDMLSALLVLTTSIVACTTLIYSFRSIGKERERFYFYPCFNFLIVGVNGAFTTGDIFNLFVFFEVMLMASYALIVLGGTKIQLRESIKYLLVNIISSALFVITVAYLYSVVGTLNMAHISERISEVGQPGIITVIAILFLVVFGLKGAVFPLSFWLPGSYNAPPIPVMALFGALLTKVGVYSIMRTYTLFFYHDTGYTSKILATLAILSIIFGLIGALAFADIKKIIIYNIIVAVGVILFGISAMTTDSLTGSVFYLIHDMLIKTTLFLLVGIIISITRTSKLKEISGLIKKYPGLAWTFFLSALSLAGIPPLSGFIGKLLIVKGGFEAGNYLGAAVVLISSLLILLSIMKIFINGFWGTPRSYEGEGKAPVKTLMIAPIILISISILLGLCAEAVYPYISQAAETLVQPEIYIDAVLKE, from the coding sequence ATGATTAATTTTTTACTTTTACCAATATTAATTCCGTTAATAACTGGAGTTATTCTTATTTTCTTTTCCAAAAAAATTATTGCCCAAAGGTGGATTTCCGCCATATCCTCGATTTCTACTATTGTTGTTTCTGCCATTTTAGTCCAAAAGATCAGACAGGATGGCATTCAAACATTGAATGTTTCTAGCTGGGAGGCTCCATTTGGGATTACGCTTGTATCTGACATGCTATCAGCATTGCTTGTGCTTACTACTAGTATTGTTGCATGTACTACTCTCATTTACTCTTTCCGGAGCATTGGGAAAGAGCGCGAGAGGTTTTATTTCTACCCATGTTTTAACTTTCTTATTGTTGGTGTTAATGGAGCATTTACAACAGGGGACATATTCAATCTTTTTGTATTCTTTGAAGTAATGCTGATGGCATCTTATGCACTTATCGTACTTGGAGGCACAAAAATACAGCTACGTGAATCTATTAAATATCTTCTTGTGAATATTATTTCTTCCGCATTATTTGTCATAACAGTTGCGTATTTATATTCAGTTGTCGGTACACTTAACATGGCACATATATCAGAAAGAATTAGTGAAGTGGGACAGCCCGGAATTATAACAGTCATTGCGATTTTATTTTTAGTTGTATTTGGTTTAAAAGGAGCGGTTTTCCCGTTATCCTTCTGGCTTCCAGGGTCTTACAATGCTCCGCCAATTCCCGTAATGGCTCTATTCGGTGCATTACTGACAAAGGTTGGGGTGTACTCCATTATGAGAACGTACACGCTGTTTTTTTATCATGATACAGGCTATACTAGCAAAATATTAGCGACGTTAGCTATATTGAGTATTATCTTTGGTTTGATTGGCGCACTTGCTTTTGCAGACATCAAAAAAATTATTATCTACAATATAATCGTTGCTGTGGGAGTTATTCTTTTCGGCATTTCGGCGATGACTACAGATTCGCTAACAGGTTCGGTGTTTTATTTAATCCACGATATGCTTATAAAAACGACTCTGTTTCTTTTAGTAGGTATTATTATAAGTATTACTCGCACGAGTAAATTAAAGGAGATTAGCGGATTAATTAAAAAATATCCTGGGTTAGCATGGACGTTTTTCTTAAGTGCACTGTCTCTTGCAGGAATTCCACCTCTAAGCGGTTTTATCGGCAAGCTGTTAATTGTTAAAGGTGGTTTTGAAGCAGGGAATTACCTTGGTGCAGCAGTTGTATTAATCTCTAGTCTTCTTATATTACTCTCCATAATGAAAATCTTTATAAATGGATTTTGGGGTACTCCTCGTTCCTATGAAGGGGAGGGGAAGGCACCGGTGAAAACGTTAATGATTGCACCAATAATCCTAATTAGTATCTCTATTCTTTTGGGGCTTTGTGCGGAAGCCGTTTATCCGTATATCTCACAGGCGGCTGAGACATTGGTACAACCAGAAATTTATATTGATGCAGTCTTAAAGGAGTGA
- a CDS encoding Na+/H+ antiporter subunit E: protein MAFQILLNVFLGFMWMVMTVSFEPVAFLKGYLFGLLIIYIFRNFFSARFYLLRIVAVLKLAYIFIRELIGSNIAVVKTVLKPKLNMQPGIFAYPTILEKDWEITLLANLITLTPGTLVIEVSPDNKILYVHAIDINDAQESIDSIKGTFEKAILEVGR from the coding sequence GTGGCTTTTCAAATTTTATTAAATGTGTTTCTTGGTTTTATGTGGATGGTAATGACGGTATCATTTGAACCAGTGGCGTTTCTGAAAGGATATCTATTCGGTTTGCTGATCATCTATATTTTCAGGAATTTCTTTTCTGCTCGGTTTTACCTATTAAGGATCGTTGCTGTACTAAAGCTGGCCTACATTTTTATTAGAGAATTAATTGGCTCAAACATAGCCGTTGTGAAAACAGTCTTAAAGCCAAAATTAAATATGCAGCCAGGAATTTTTGCCTACCCGACAATTTTAGAGAAGGATTGGGAAATAACGCTTCTGGCTAATCTAATCACCTTGACACCTGGTACACTTGTGATTGAGGTATCTCCAGATAATAAAATATTATATGTTCATGCTATAGATATTAATGATGCACAGGAATCCATCGACTCCATTAAAGGTACATTTGAGAAAGCAATTTTGGAGGTGGGCAGGTAA